In Fusarium oxysporum f. sp. lycopersici 4287 chromosome 9, whole genome shotgun sequence, the genomic stretch CTGCCAATTCGGGGCGTTCTATGATGTTGCCTAGAAAATCGCCCAATTGCGTCCCAACTCGCTTCTCAATGAGACGAGCCATTGCAGCGAATCGGCCGTTGTTGTCCAACAGAGCAAGCTCGCGAAATTGTGGGTAAAAGTTCCCCATGTTGTCCCCTGGAGGCTGAGACTGGTCCTGTCGGCGGCTCTGGATTGTTTCCATCTCGCCGTTTGGCTCGGCATGCTCAATGGAGAGCTCGAGGTTTTTGCGGACAAAGCTGACCAATTCTGTGTAATTGAGCTCGTGAGCTACCGTCAATAGAGAAGGGTTCGACACGGCCGAGTAGTAGTTAGGGCTACGTTCCGAGTAAATGCCATCAGCGTCGATATCAATGCCCTCTGCAAGCCACTCATCGATCCTCTTAATCAAGCTGGGATCTTCAATGATGTTGGAGATGCGTGCCAAGGCGCTGCAAATTTTCCATCTATGATTGGGGGTATGAATTCCGCCCTTTGCAAGACCAGGCGCTGCCTTCTTGAGAATACCACGCATGACTTTGGCAAAAGGTTGCGAAGCCTCATGATCGTCTCGCTCGAGGATGCGTACCATAATACCAAAGTCTTCGATCAAGAAGCCGGTATCAGGCGGGGAGTGTCGATTGCCGACAGTGTAAGTCCCGTCATCATGCTGAACCTCTACCAGAACAGAGAGCATTTCCTCGATATGCGGCAACAGAGATTCATCGTGGTAGTAGGTCGAGTTTGGCCACACAAATGGTGTAACAAGACGACGGACCTCACGTGTCAATGACCTTGGTGAGCCAGTCAATGAGGCATTTTTACCGTCGATAACGGTCTGGACCTGAGAATCGGCTGACTTTGTGAGAAGCTTCAGACTGGTCCAATCCTTGGCTGGAGTAGAAGAGGCAGTGGCAGTGATGGCAAGTAACGCCACGCCTGCGGCCCTGAGGGCACTCGACATACAGGGAAGATGCATTGGGACGCGACAACGCGAGGAACTCGTGGAGTTAGTATGAGAGTTCGCGCATGGTACAAGCTTAAATAGACAAACAAAGAGTGCCAAGCCCGAGGTTCGGTGTCTGATATACCGATTACAGCAGCAATCGGGTTCATGAAGAGCTGCCGAAGCCCACTTCCCCGTGGGGGAGGCTTTCAGATACCTTCTTTTTACAGGTTAGATCCAGCGGGGTGCTTTTTACTAGCACGATTAAGCTTAACCTTAGTAAATGAAGCTGGAGATTGGGGGATGGCTCGGACAAGTGCCCGAAATAATCCAATTTGTTTTTATAATGGACTTCCCCATTGTGTATGACTTTATGGTAGTGACGAACTTTCACGATGGTAGGTCACAACAGGGTATAGCTTCACAACTAGTGAAGATGTTTGCTCCACTCGTCTTTGAGTTTCATCACTTCTTGACATTCACTGTAGCATCGACATTATGAAAGGGTTTATACTTGATATGGAATGATATAATAGGCCACATCTGTTAAATATTCCTTTGTTGCATCTGCTATTTATCATCGTATCAGCTGGTGGTCAAGAAAACAGTCATGATGGAAATATCTTCATTTTGTATTTACCCGGTAGCGTTGAGCGAGTTTGATGACTTTCGGACCTGACTCGGCCGAGCCGAGCTCGGTCGGCTTTTGATCAACATGGGCGGTTTCTGCAGATCATTTATAATCATTCATATTTAACTCCAGGTCGATGAAATCGATAAAACTTTTTTTGAAACTTTAACAGAAACTCTCAGACTTCAAAAGAACATTGAATTGAGATGCTTCCTACTATGCGTTCACTGGGCCGTACTGCTCGTGGGGTTCCACTCCACGGAGAATCATCAATACCCTCCCTGTTAGTCTTGGACGACTACCTTCGGATCTCAGCAAAACATTTTGGGCACTTGCAGCCTCCGAAATTACAAGTAGAATTGTCTGATACCTACCTTCCTCAGCGAACTGCTGAAGAGCGGAGCAACTTGATTGAGAAGCTCTACCCGTACGACATCATCTCCACCATGCGTG encodes the following:
- a CDS encoding hypothetical protein (At least one base has a quality score < 10), producing MHLPCMSSALRAAGVALLAITATASSTPAKDWTSLKLLTKSADSQVQTVIDGKNASLTGSPRSLTREVRRLVTPFVWPNSTYYHDESLLPHIEEMLSVLVEVQHDDGTYTVGNRHSPPDTGFLIEDFGIMVRILERDDHEASQPFAKVMRGILKKAAPGLAKGGIHTPNHRWKICSALARISNIIEDPSLIKRIDEWLAEGIDIDADGIYSERSPNYYSAVSNPSLLTVAHELNYTELVSFVRKNLELSIEHAEPNGEMETIQSRRQDQSQPPGDNMGNFYPQFRELALLDNNGRFAAMARLIEKRVGTQLGDFLGNIIERPELAAELPKQKQPFSDFKKHYKSAGLVRARRGKLTVSAFGGSDWYTMDGKKAEFYNRMGSGLSTNPTMFRAWNGKAVLEAVRLSASFFSMGHFRSNGVELSKDGVIKLGSEIEVPYYLPIPADKRDDNGTYALSKSVDGRFYAMLDFTNRPTSVRRLKTDVEIKPTKKGYDLDFEVTGEDNVELTFELTFREGGKFKGVKEILDSDNTTIYHLIEGKGEYSVGDDKITFGPGNGKGPIAADAGEQYSWHGGNLTLQGNHVYITGTTPLKYTLNLGFA